The Vigna angularis cultivar LongXiaoDou No.4 chromosome 6, ASM1680809v1, whole genome shotgun sequence genome contains the following window.
CTAAAGGAAGTCATTGCATAAAAGCGGTGAAGATAGAGAAATCCTTGGAGGAATTGTACAATGTGAAAGTGGAAAGAAAAGTGTCTCCTGAGAGACTAACTGAGCTTGGAGTATCAAAATGGTCAGTGTGGAAGACTGGGAAAAGCAAGCTTCCCTGGGACTGGCAGGTAGACCAACTGGTGTACATTGAAGAAGGGGAAGTGAGAGTTGTGCCTCAAGGAAGCAAGCGTTTCATGCAATTTTTGGCTGGAGACTTGGTCCGGTACCCAAAGTGGTTTGAAGCTGACCTCTGGTTCAATGGCCCATATCAAGAACGTTATAGTTTTAGAGCATATGGTGATGATTAAAGTAACATCCACGTCTTATCTGGATGTTTCAAGTAATTGATGTGTTATGTAGTTTTAGTTGTCCAGTTCTAATTGCAATGTCAACATATTTGACTGATTGCGATACTTCACTCTCTTCTAAAAGATTTGGTACTAATTGCTTATGTTGTatcttttttcatgtttttgccTTTGCAAGGAAAGACTTCCTGATGAGTTTATCCAGACCAACTTGATATTCCATCACTATACTAAGCTCGcaaatgatttttgtttttcaaaacctatcaacataaatatatattttaaggtAATGCAAAC
Protein-coding sequences here:
- the LOC108341833 gene encoding uncharacterized protein LOC108341833 is translated as MASLLTTSVISYCPVNNGSRGFGKSGNFSKGSHCIKAVKIEKSLEELYNVKVERKVSPERLTELGVSKWSVWKTGKSKLPWDWQVDQLVYIEEGEVRVVPQGSKRFMQFLAGDLVRYPKWFEADLWFNGPYQERYSFRAYGDD